Proteins from a genomic interval of Schistocerca cancellata isolate TAMUIC-IGC-003103 chromosome 8, iqSchCanc2.1, whole genome shotgun sequence:
- the LOC126095449 gene encoding G-protein coupled receptor dmsr-1-like, with amino-acid sequence MAAETVLVVSESVVNGTSMNGILMGEVKNVNTTSEPQFCGSGLEHFQAGYKEVHGYLSLFVCIFGSVANSLNIAVLTRREMISPTNSILTGLAVADLLVMAEYVPYALHMYLLRRPRAQTYTYAWAVFVLFHSNFAQVCHTVSILLTVTLAVWRYLAVAHPQRGQIGMPCTLAVVGSAYVLGPLLCAPHYLAFEVAELSEGNATLHFVQMSRLSQAAGGLLSDVNFWVYGVVVKLTPCAALTVLSLRIVAALVETKRRRRQLTVSASSRQQDKERQTDRTTRMLLAVLLLFLVTELPQGVLGLLSGLLGQRFFAECYVPLGELMDALALLNSAVNFILYCSMSRQFRVTFCQLFRPRALDRWIPVQTTAHNGHTGAAATTTNNATQVTQL; translated from the coding sequence ATGGCTGCCGAGACAGTTTTAGTGGTTTCCGAGAGTGTCGTGAATGGGACGAGCATGAATGGTATCCTGATGGGCGAAGTGAAAAATGTAAATACGACGTCAGAGCCGCAGTTCTGCGGTTCGGGTCTGGAACACTTCCAAGCAGGCTATAAGGAAGTGCACGGGTACCTCAGCCTCTTCGTCTGCATCTTCGGCTCGGTGGCGAACTCTTTGAACATCGCCGTGCTGACGCGGCGCGAGATGATCTCACCGACCAACAGCATCCTGACGGGCCTGGCCGTGGCCGACCTGCTGgtgatggcggagtacgtgccgtaCGCGCTGCACATGTACCTGCTGCGGCGGCCGCGGGCGCAGACGTACACGTACGCGTGGGCCGTGTTCGTGCTGTTCCACTCCAACTTCGCGCAGGTGTGCCACACGGTGTCGATCCTGCTGACGGTGACGCTGGCCGTGTGGCGCTACCTGGCCGTGGCGCACCCGCAGCGCGGCCAGATCGGCATGCCGTGCACGCTGGCCGTGGTCGGCTCGGCGTACGTGCTGGGCCCGCTGCTGTGCGCGCCGCACTACCTCGCCTTCGAGGTGGCCGAGCTGTCCGAGGGCAACGCGACGCTCCACTTCGTGCAGATGAGCCGCTTGAGCCAGGCGGCCGGCGGCCTGCTGAGCGACGTCAACTTCTGGGTGTACGGCGTCGTCGTCAAGCTGACGCCGTGCGCCGCGCTGACGGTGCTCAGCCTGCGCATCGTCGCCGCGCTGGTGGAGACGAAGCGGCGCCGGCGCCAGCTGACGGTGTCGGCGTCGTCGCGCCAGCAGGACAAGGAGCGCCAGACGGACCGCACGACGCGCATGCTGCTGGCCGTGCTGCTGCTCTTCCTGGTCACCGAGCTGCCGCAGGGCGTGCTGGGCCTCCTCAGCGGGCTGCTCGGCCAGCGCTTCTTCGCCGAGTGCTACGTGCCGCTGGGTGAGCTCATGGACGCGCTCGCGCTGCTCAACTCGGCCGTCAACTTCATCCTGTACTGCAGCATGAGCCGGCAGTTCCGCGTCACCTTCTGCCAGCTGTTCCGGCCGCGCGCGCTCGACAGGTGGATCCCGGTGCAGACGACGGCGCACAACGGCCACACcggcgccgccgccaccaccaccaacaacgcgACGCAGGTGACGCAGCTGTAG